The Acidobacteriota bacterium nucleotide sequence CTTTGGAGGAAGGGACCTTCGTCCCAATGCACGCCGATCCAGCGCAGCCCGTTGCAGATCTGGTCGATCATGGCCTGGTCGGAGCGCTGGCGGTCGGTGTCCTCGATGCGCAACAGGAACGCGCCGCCGACGCTGTGGCGCAGCAGATCGTTGTAAATGGCGGTGCGGACGCCGCCGACGTGCAGGAAGCCAGTGGGGGATGGAGCGAAGCGAACCCGGACCGGTCCCTCGACGGACGGCTTGCGGGAGCGGTGGGGAGCGGGGGCGGCGTCGGATTGTGAGCTCATGGCGACACTCCGTGGCAGATCGTCAGACCCTCGGTGGCCGAGGCTCTGTGGGATGCAGCTTCCGTGGAATTTCGGGGGTTGGGGAATGGCGGAGAGGGAGGGATTCGAACCCTCGGTCCAGGTTGCCCCGGACAACTGCTTAGCAGGCAGCCCCGTTCGACCACTCCGGCACCTCTCCGCGGGGGTCGCGAGACCGAAGTTTCTAGCACCTTCTGGCGCTGGAGTCAAAGGCGGAGTCGGTGGGGAAGGAGGTCTCGCCGGCTCCGAAACGCCCTGCTGGCGCCGCTTTGGGGCCGGAGAAAGGATCTTGGAAGGTTTTCCGGGGGTTGGACTTTATGCCGGCCCCGGCTATCCTTTCCCCTGTCGACCGCCGTATCCAGCGGCCTCCTGACCATCGAACCGGAGCTCGGCCAAGCCGGCTCTGCCCCGGCGGCCCTTTGCCGAAGCTGACGAGGGAATCCCGAGCCCCCATGAGCGATCTCAACCGCGACAAGTCCCACCGCACCGCCATCAACACCCTCCGCTTCCTGGCGGTGGACATGGTCGAGCAGGCCAACTCCGGTCACCCCGGTGCCCCCATGGGGTTGGCGCCGCTGGCCTATCTGTTGTGGACTCGCCACCTGCGCCACGACCCTCGACACCCCGACTGGCCCAATCGGGATCGCTTCGTGCTCTCCTGCGGTCATGCGTCGGCGCTGATCTATGGGCTGTTGCACCTGGCCGGTTTCGACCTGCCCATGGAAGAGCTGAAGCGGTTTCGTCAGCTGGGCTCCAAGACCCCGGGGCATCCGGAATACGGTCTGACCCCCGGGGTCGAGACCACCACCGGTCCCCTGGGGCAGGGCTTTGCCACCGCCGTGGGCATGGCCATGGCCCGGGAGCACCTGGGGGCGCGGTTCAATCGTCCGGGGCACGAGCTCTTCGACCATCGGGTCTGGGTGGTGGCCAGCGACGGCGACCTGATGGAGGGCGTCGCCGCCGAGGCGGCTTCGCTGGCGGGACACCAGAAGCTGGGTTGTTTGAAGGTCTTCTACGACGACAACCGCATCACCATCGACGGCGGCACCGATCTCACCTTCACCGAGGACACCGCCCAGCGCTTCGAGGCCTACGGGTGGTTCGTCCAGACCGTCGCCGACGGCCGCGATCTGGATGCTCTGGAGGCCGCCGCCCAGGCTGCCGCTGCGGAGGAGGAGCGGCCATCGCTGGTGGTGGTGCGCACCCACATCGGCTACGGCAGCCCCAACAAGCAGGACACTTCCAAGGCCCACGGCTCGCCTCTCGGGGAGCGCGAGGTGGCCCTCACCAAGGACAACCTGGGCTGGCCCCAGGAGCCCACCTTCCTGGTGCCCGACGGTGTTCGGGAGAGCTTCGAGCCCGCCGCCGCCAGCGGTGCCGAGGCCCGGCAGGGTTGGCTCGAACAGCTGGAGAGCTATCGCCGGGACCACCCCGAAGCCGCCGCGGAGCTCGATCGTCGGCTGGCCGGGGAGCTGCCGGAGGGCTGGCGCGACCTGCTGCCCCGCTTTGCCCCGGAGGATGGCCCCATCGCCACCCGCAGCGCGTCCGGCAAGGCGCTCAGCGCCCTCGTACCCTCGGTCCAGGAGTTGGTGGGCGGCTCCGCCGACCTCGCCGGCTCCAACAACACCACCCAGCCCGACGAGCCGTTCTTCTCCCCCGAGCATCGCGAGGGGCGCAATCATCACTTCGGCGTCCGCGAACACGCCATGGCCGCCGCGGCCAACGGCATGGCCCTCTCGGGGCTGCTGACGCCCTATTACGGCACCTTCCTGATCTTCTCCGACTATCTGCGGCCGGCCCTGCGGCTGGGAGCCCTCATGGGGGTTCACTCCGTTGCGGTGCTGACCCATGACTCCATCTTCTTGGGCGAGGATGGCCCCACCCACCAGCCCATCAGCCAGCTGCTCTCGCTGCGCTCCATCCCGCGGGTGACGGTGCTGCGCCCCGCCGACGCCAACGAGACCGCCGCCGCCTGGGCGGTGGCCCTCACGCGGCGCCAGGGGCCGGTTGTATTGGCCCTCACCCGGCAGAAGCTGCCGGTGCTGGCGCAGACCGCCAGCGCCGCGGCGGAAGGGGTTGCCCGGGGCGGCTACGTGCTTTCGGAGGCCACCGCCGGCGAGCCTCGTCTGCTGCTGCTGGCCACCGGTTCGGAAGTGGAGCTGGCGCTGGGAGCCCAGCGCGCGCTGGAGCAGGACGGAGTGGCGACCCGGGTGGTGAGCATGCCCAGCTGGGAGCTCTTCGAAGCCCAGCCGAAGACCTACCGCCAACAGGTGCTGCCGCCGGACGTGCCGTTGCGGCTGGCGGTGGAGGCGGGCTCGCCCATGGGCTGGGACCGCTACGTCGGCCCCCGCGGGGCGGTACTGGGCCTCGACGGCTTCGGCGAGTCGGCGCCGTACAAGGACCTGGCGGAGCATTTCGGCTTCACCGTCGAGGCGGTCGCCGAGCGCGCCAGGGCGCTCTTGGCGGACGACTGAAGCCGGCTCGGAGCGGGAGAGGGGGCTCTCCCCTCGCCTAAGTCCCCCATCCCAGGGCACGGCATGGTAGTCTTACATGTCGGTTCTGTTGTATCTCCCCCCATTTTTCAGGAGGCTCCCTGTCGTGTGCCTCGACCATTCGTGGTTGAGCGGGATCGCCTTGGGCTCTGTTTGGGGCCGAGGGTGTAGGATTTCTCGTACCTAGGAGCTAGTCAGATGTCTGGTTTTGCCGTGATGGTCCAGCTTGGAGCGATGTCGGCGCCTCGGCGGGTTTTCGCTGAGCTCGTGGACCGACTGCGCCATCGCGGCCCCGACGGCTGCGAGATCCGCTGGCTGCCGCGGGCTGCCCTGGCCCACCAGCATTTCTGGACCACTCCGGAAGAGGTGGGCGAGATCCAGCCCCTGGCAAAGGCCGATGCGGAGCTCTACCTGAGCTTCGACGGCCGCCTCGACAATCGCGACGAGCTTCTGACGCTGCTCGATCTTCGGAGCGCGTCGGGACTCTCCGACGCCGCCCTCGTGTTGGAGAGCTATCGCCGCTGGGGCCGGGAATGCCTCGCCCGCCTCCTGGGTCCCTTCGCGTTGGCTCTCTACGACGCCAAGCGGCGGGCGCTGCTCTGCGGCCGGGACGCCCTGGGGGACCGTAGCCTGTTCTATGCCCGGCCGGCGGGAGCTTTCCTCGCCGCCTCGGAAGAGCAGGCTCTGCTCGCCCATCCGTCGGTGGCGGGGGATCCCGACGAAGAGTCCCTGGCCCGCTTCTTCGCCTGCCGCGAACCGAGGGCCGGCCGCACCTTCTATGCGGCCATTCGTGAGCTGCCGCCGGGGCATGGGCTCTGGCTCGAAGACGGGGCTGTCGAGCTCTTCCAATATTGGGCTCCGGACTGGACGCGGCGCCTGCAATTTCGGCGGGAAGCCGACTACCAGGAGCACTTTCGGGAGCTCCTGGAGCGCAGCGTCCAGCGCCGCCTGCGCACCGCTGCATCGCCGGCGGTGTTGATGAGCGGCGGTCTCGACTCGACGTCCGTCGCCGCTCTCGCCTCCCGCCGGCTCGAAGCCGCTGGCCGGCCACGTCTGACGGCCGTCACCTGGATCTTCGACGAGCTGGTGAGCTGCGATGAGCGGTCCTTTGCGCGGGCCGTGGCCGAGCGCAGCCGTCTCGACTCCATCGAGCTGCCGGCGGACGGTCTGTGGCCCCGGGTCAGCGGCCCCGGAGAGCCGATGGGCTGCAATTCCCCTACCGTCAATCCCTATCGCCGCTTGCTCGACCGGGCCTACCGCGCTGCCGGCGAGGCAGGCTGTCGCTCGGTTCTCACCGGCTGGTCCGGGGACCATCTTTGGATCGGTACGGAGCGTTGGCTTGCCGATTTGCTGCGCGAGGGGCGCTTTGCGGAAGCGGGGCGGGAAGTTCTTTCCGAGCTCGCCCGCGGCGCTTCGCCCCGCCGGGGAGCCGGCCCCGTAGCGGAACTATTGAGGCTGCGCCGCCGCCGCTCGCGGGCCACCGCCGAGGCTTTCCCGTGGTTGACGGCGCAAGCCCGGAGGCATCTGCGGGCCACGGAGGAGGCGGAGGCGGAGGCGGACGAGCGTTCCCAACGGTTTGCCGGCCTCCAGGTGTGGAATCTGGTCGCCGAGCGCGGCCAGGCCGCCCGTAGCGGTGCCGATCCGCGGCACCCCTACCGGGACCGCGAGCTGGTGGAGGCGATGCTCGCCATGCCCGCCCATCAGCTTTATCGGCGCGGTCGCTCCAAGCATTTGCTGCGGGAGGCCCTGGCCGGCGAGCTGCCCACCGAGATCCGGACATCGCGAGGGGACCGCGGGCGTCTCGATGCGCTCTTCCGGCGAGGTCTGTTCGAGCGCGAGCGCGGGCGGCTGACGCGTCTGCTGGATGGGCAGGGCGCTGTTTGGCGGCGCTACGTTGACCCCCACTGGGTCCGACAAGCGATGGGCCGCGATGGCGGGTTCGGTGGTCGAGGCGGCCGTGGCGGAGGTTTGGAGGCGGTGATCCTATGGTCCTGTGCCAGTGCGGAGATTTGGCACCGGCGGAGTGCAGCATGAGGATGCGTAAGTGGAGAACGGGATTCTTAAGAAGAAGTTCTCTCTTGGCAAAATTACCATTTAGAGAGCAATAATCTAGACTCTGGAAGGCGCGAAGCCAGAAGAATCCAGAAGACAGGCAACCTAGAAGAAAGAACCCGGATGAACCCCAAGAAGCAGCATCAACCCAACCAGCAGCGATCGGAAGTGACCGCCCGGCGAAGCGGCCCCGATGGTCAGCAGCGAGCCCACCGGAGCCCCTGGCGCCGGCCCCACCTCGAAGTGTTGGGAGATCTTCGCAGCACGACCCTCGGTGGCTCGGTCATCGACATCGGTGACAGCCAATTCCCCAACACCCGGCCCTAGCCCTGGAACTCTGTGGATCTCCAGCCTCAAGCATCGCCTCCCCTCCCGGCCTCGGCTTCCGTGGCCAGCGTCTCCGGGATGGCCAGCGGACAGCCTCTGTGGATCCGCCCGGCGGAGCATCCGCCTTCGGCGAGCTCTGGTCTCGAGAACGGCGGGCACCACTACCTCGTGGCAGGGACGCTTTTGGTCTCGGCGTCGCCGTTGCCGGAGCTGTCAGCCTTCGCCGCGCCGTCGGCGCTGACGGCACCTCTGGTGCCGGAGCTCGATGCGGAGCCGGCGGGAGGCTCGACGCCGTCACCGCAGGATCCCCTACAGGTCTTCGACGGGAAAGGCCTTCTGGCCCGGGGCTCGCGGCGGGTGCGCTGCACGGTTTCCAGCGGGGAGCATCGGGTCGAGGTTCGGGGCTGCGGAAGCCTGGAGTTGTCGAGCTCGGGACGAGAGCTGCGCTATCGGCTGGAGCCGGGAGCCGGCGACGAGATTCGTGCCGAGTTGCTCCTCGGGCCGGGGTTGATCCTCGCCTTGGCTCTGCGGGATGTCTTCTGTCTGCATGCGTCGGCGGTGGCTAGCGATGGCCGAGGGGCCGTCTTCGCTGGTGATTCGGGACGGGGAAAGTCCACCCTGGCGGCGCGGCTCGGTGGCCTCCCCGGGATCACTCCGGTGGCGGACGACGTGCTGCCGGTCTCGGCCGCCGCCGGTGAGGCTCTGCCGTGGTTCCCGCAGCTCAAGCTCTCGCCCCAGGCTCAGTTTGGGGTCGCTCAACCTCCACGACTGCCCTTGGGGGCTCTCTTCCTCCTCGCCGGCGGCCCCCATTGCCGGACCGTGGAAGTTTGTCGGCTATCCCCCCGCCTCGGTGGAGAGGCTCTTTTGCGGCACACCATCGCGGCCCGTCTCTTCAGCCCCCCCCTCCTCGCCCGCCATTTCGAGTACCTTTTCAGCTTTGCCCAACGGCTTCCCATCTTCACCCTTCGGTATCCCTGGCGCTCGGACGCTTTGGAGGAGGTCGCGGCGGTGGTCCGTCAGAGCCTCGACCCCGCCGCCTCCTCGACCGCATCGGAGGCGCGGCCGGACCTCGCTCGGTTCCGGGAAGATCCGCCCAGGGAGCACCTGGGCCTGCAGTCAAGACAACGGAGCTCATCATGAGATCGATTCTTCTACCTTCCTTCCGCCACGGCCTGATCGCCGCCCTCACTTTGCTGGTCTTCGCGCCGCCCGCCCAGGGCGGCATTTTCGGGGGCTGCATCGATGACGTCACCCAGGGCATTCGGCCCAATCAGGTGCCCAACAACTGCACCGCCAACGACGTCACCTTCACCGTCGTCGGTCTCGGCACCCAGGACGACGGCTGCGTCGGTCCGGGGGATACGCTGAGCATCTTTCTCGGTGCCCAGGTGCGCAACACCACGGCGCAGACGCGCTACGACGTGGGTCTCTACGTGGCCACCGATGGCGACCCCAACCTCGACGGCGCGCGAACCGGCTCCTGCTACCGCGAGATCCTCACTCCCCTCGGCGGTCTCGGTCAGTCCGCCTGCCCGCCCCTCGATCTCGACGGCGGCGCCGGTCCGTTTCTCGACACCGACGGGGACACCTGTGGCGACCTGCTGGACGAGAGCGAGATCGACTGCGACGAGAATATGGACGGGTCTCGCGACGACAGCTTCCTGGTGTTTTCCGACGCCGTCACCCTGCCCTGTGAGGACCAGACCGGCGACGGCTTCGTGGAGATCGCCACCGGATCCACCTGGGGGCAGAACAATGACGATGTGGGCGATCCCACCTGCGATGGCGAGTTCGAGGTGATTCCCGGCACCAAGGCCAAGTGCAAGCTGGAGACCCTCAGCAGCGACGTGCCGGTGGCCGACCTGGGCCTGACCTGCTCCTGCGACCGCACCATGGTGGCGCCCACCGAATCCACTTCCTGCACCATCACCTACACCAACAACAAGACCTGCACGCCGGACCCCGGCACGACGGAGCGCTTTCGCTGCGGCACCGCCAGCTTCCTGCGTTTCGAGGTGGATTATGACGAGGCCAACGGATCCATCTCCGGCCAGTCCGCCACCCGCGGCTCCCTGAGCGACGATTCCAGCATCCTTACCTGGATTCCCGCCAGCGC carries:
- the tkt gene encoding transketolase is translated as MSDLNRDKSHRTAINTLRFLAVDMVEQANSGHPGAPMGLAPLAYLLWTRHLRHDPRHPDWPNRDRFVLSCGHASALIYGLLHLAGFDLPMEELKRFRQLGSKTPGHPEYGLTPGVETTTGPLGQGFATAVGMAMAREHLGARFNRPGHELFDHRVWVVASDGDLMEGVAAEAASLAGHQKLGCLKVFYDDNRITIDGGTDLTFTEDTAQRFEAYGWFVQTVADGRDLDALEAAAQAAAAEEERPSLVVVRTHIGYGSPNKQDTSKAHGSPLGEREVALTKDNLGWPQEPTFLVPDGVRESFEPAAASGAEARQGWLEQLESYRRDHPEAAAELDRRLAGELPEGWRDLLPRFAPEDGPIATRSASGKALSALVPSVQELVGGSADLAGSNNTTQPDEPFFSPEHREGRNHHFGVREHAMAAAANGMALSGLLTPYYGTFLIFSDYLRPALRLGALMGVHSVAVLTHDSIFLGEDGPTHQPISQLLSLRSIPRVTVLRPADANETAAAWAVALTRRQGPVVLALTRQKLPVLAQTASAAAEGVARGGYVLSEATAGEPRLLLLATGSEVELALGAQRALEQDGVATRVVSMPSWELFEAQPKTYRQQVLPPDVPLRLAVEAGSPMGWDRYVGPRGAVLGLDGFGESAPYKDLAEHFGFTVEAVAERARALLADD
- a CDS encoding asparagine synthase-related protein; amino-acid sequence: MSGFAVMVQLGAMSAPRRVFAELVDRLRHRGPDGCEIRWLPRAALAHQHFWTTPEEVGEIQPLAKADAELYLSFDGRLDNRDELLTLLDLRSASGLSDAALVLESYRRWGRECLARLLGPFALALYDAKRRALLCGRDALGDRSLFYARPAGAFLAASEEQALLAHPSVAGDPDEESLARFFACREPRAGRTFYAAIRELPPGHGLWLEDGAVELFQYWAPDWTRRLQFRREADYQEHFRELLERSVQRRLRTAASPAVLMSGGLDSTSVAALASRRLEAAGRPRLTAVTWIFDELVSCDERSFARAVAERSRLDSIELPADGLWPRVSGPGEPMGCNSPTVNPYRRLLDRAYRAAGEAGCRSVLTGWSGDHLWIGTERWLADLLREGRFAEAGREVLSELARGASPRRGAGPVAELLRLRRRRSRATAEAFPWLTAQARRHLRATEEAEAEADERSQRFAGLQVWNLVAERGQAARSGADPRHPYRDRELVEAMLAMPAHQLYRRGRSKHLLREALAGELPTEIRTSRGDRGRLDALFRRGLFERERGRLTRLLDGQGAVWRRYVDPHWVRQAMGRDGGFGGRGGRGGGLEAVILWSCASAEIWHRRSAA